One stretch of Thalassovita sp. DNA includes these proteins:
- a CDS encoding IS3 family transposase (programmed frameshift), with amino-acid sequence MANKRPKPEEIVSKLRQVEVLMGQGMSRLDAIRQIGVVEQTYYRWRKKYGGMGVDQLKELKRLQKENERLRRAVSDLTLDKLILKEAAKGKLLSPARRRACIDHVRSQFKVSQRRACRVLGQHRSTQRHIPKGRADEDRLVADMIELARQFGRYGYRRIAALLREAGWSVSDGRVERLWRREGLKVPAKQPKKGRLWLNDGSCVRLRPEYRNHVWSYDFVHCRTDDGKVFRTLNIIDEHSRECLAIKVQRKLNSTDVINVLTDLFILRGAPAFIRSDNGPEFVAQAVRDWITAVGAKTAYIEPGSPWENGYCESFNGRMRDELLNGEVFYSLREAQILIEEWRKHYNTRPHSALGYKPPAPETIIPMDQRPIMH; translated from the exons ATGGCAAACAAGCGACCGAAGCCGGAAGAGATAGTTTCGAAGTTACGGCAAGTTGAGGTGTTGATGGGGCAAGGCATGTCCCGTCTGGATGCAATCAGACAGATCGGTGTTGTTGAACAAACCTATTACCGCTGGCGTAAGAAGTATGGCGGAATGGGTGTGGATCAATTGAAGGAGCTGAAGCGGCTTCAAAAGGAAAATGAACGGCTCAGAAGAGCTGTGTCTGATCTTACGTTGGACAAATTAATCCTGAAGGAAGCCGCAA AAGGGAAATTACTAAGCCCCGCTCGCCGTCGTGCATGTATTGATCACGTTCGAAGCCAGTTCAAAGTATCGCAACGCAGGGCCTGTCGGGTTCTCGGGCAGCATCGCTCCACACAAAGGCATATCCCGAAAGGCCGCGCCGATGAGGATCGTTTGGTTGCTGACATGATCGAATTGGCCAGACAGTTTGGCCGCTACGGCTATCGGCGGATCGCGGCTCTGCTCAGAGAGGCGGGTTGGTCCGTGAGCGATGGTCGTGTCGAACGGCTATGGCGACGAGAGGGGCTGAAGGTTCCAGCAAAACAACCGAAGAAGGGGCGGCTCTGGCTGAATGACGGATCATGTGTTCGGCTGAGGCCCGAGTATCGGAACCATGTCTGGAGCTATGACTTCGTGCATTGCCGGACAGATGATGGAAAAGTCTTCAGGACGCTGAACATCATTGATGAGCACAGCCGGGAATGTTTGGCGATTAAGGTGCAGCGCAAATTGAACTCGACAGATGTGATCAATGTTCTGACAGACCTGTTCATCCTGCGCGGCGCTCCGGCATTCATCCGGTCGGATAATGGCCCTGAGTTCGTTGCACAGGCTGTTCGGGACTGGATCACCGCCGTCGGCGCGAAGACCGCCTACATCGAGCCAGGGTCACCCTGGGAAAACGGATATTGCGAAAGCTTCAACGGGCGGATGCGGGATGAACTTCTCAACGGCGAGGTATTCTACAGCCTGCGCGAAGCGCAAATCCTGATCGAAGAGTGGAGGAAACACTACAACACAAGGCCCCACAGTGCATTGGGCTACAAACCACCAGCTCCTGAAACCATCATTCCGATGGATCAGAGGCCGATCATGCACTAA
- a CDS encoding lysozyme — MNKAEQLIAKSALPVGGGAIAWPFTVAEAAHYATLLNQVIIPSIGVLIALVTLLIKLRVWWRGSRFAKEESGRVRARWWVGGSVAAVIALGLPMTAKWEGLENQAYWDAHGQVWTVCLGETEGVQQGDNYSDAECLGMFKERWAEFHREMLACVPEMAEAPAEVQAAVTSWSYNVGIGAACKSTLAKHLRRSEWREACNQLPRWRRAGGQVLRGLVNRRADEQALCLSGL, encoded by the coding sequence ATGAACAAAGCAGAACAACTGATCGCAAAGAGCGCACTGCCCGTGGGTGGTGGGGCAATTGCGTGGCCCTTTACGGTGGCGGAGGCAGCACATTATGCCACGCTGCTCAACCAGGTGATTATCCCATCAATCGGGGTGCTGATCGCGTTGGTGACGCTGCTGATCAAGCTGCGCGTTTGGTGGCGTGGGTCGCGGTTTGCGAAAGAGGAGAGCGGGCGGGTCAGAGCGCGCTGGTGGGTCGGTGGTTCTGTGGCAGCTGTGATTGCTCTGGGGCTACCCATGACGGCGAAATGGGAAGGGCTGGAAAATCAGGCTTACTGGGATGCGCATGGGCAGGTCTGGACGGTGTGCCTTGGTGAGACCGAAGGGGTGCAGCAGGGGGACAACTACTCCGATGCCGAATGTCTCGGGATGTTCAAAGAACGCTGGGCTGAGTTCCACCGTGAAATGCTGGCTTGCGTGCCCGAAATGGCCGAGGCCCCCGCAGAGGTGCAGGCGGCAGTCACCAGCTGGTCCTACAACGTCGGGATCGGTGCGGCCTGCAAATCCACACTGGCCAAACACCTGCGGCGGAGTGAGTGGCGCGAGGCCTGCAACCAGCTACCGCGCTGGCGCCGGGCAGGGGGGCAGGTGTTGCGCGGCCTGGTCAATCGGCGCGCTGATGAGCAGGCTCTGTGCCTGTCGGGGCTGTGA
- a CDS encoding response regulator: MPKFVTRFTALVLDDDEQVLEEISEVISIIGGVVSAFNNPTECLNYLEKNPSDYDLVIVDLAMPTINGVEFLKKASELLSSSTRKFLITGLAELDGKKIEETSDLTVLLKPVSLSKLKKKIGSTILHDTT, encoded by the coding sequence TTGCCCAAATTTGTGACTAGATTTACGGCGCTCGTTTTGGATGACGATGAACAGGTCCTTGAGGAAATTTCAGAAGTAATTTCGATTATCGGCGGGGTAGTGAGCGCTTTCAACAATCCGACCGAGTGCCTAAATTATTTGGAGAAAAACCCAAGCGATTACGACTTAGTGATCGTTGATCTGGCTATGCCAACCATTAATGGCGTGGAGTTTCTAAAGAAAGCATCGGAGTTACTATCTAGTTCAACGAGAAAGTTCCTAATAACCGGTTTGGCTGAACTGGATGGAAAAAAAATTGAAGAAACCTCGGACTTGACGGTACTACTCAAACCGGTAAGCCTATCAAAGTTAAAGAAAAAAATAGGCAGCACCATACTCCACGATACCACCTGA
- a CDS encoding ATP-binding protein, producing MLYPVRNVLFAHRQYSPFRTKDRHILGACFCLLTYLGNAFNVDMFFGVNFLFGSIFVWLSMVVSGPFWALSAAFLGSLYTVELWGHWLAAILFSTEAVFVLTLCRFTSVTRLNFVVMLFWLGLGAPLAILLYSQVLALPWATVLLVAFKQALNGMLNAMVASFLMTTVLFINPKLSAPESLVKENSYSGLLQSFFGLAFLLPLLVSEFLELKEDFLRGVDAELTRTEIEVRRSTQNIVSLLLSETGYWGAKIAGTEGAKQQETVKEISKKSMLLPPAQITSIGDMNDLISVLRDPIFSKNLQKLEVFFTDTLQKQSEILIGCHEGQFLSFYFSDRESESYLFSWSTETVENFIHSHAFEANTISCVQDNFGSAAPRQNKKAATVVRDTNPSIPTLRSWLGATIQAQYSIDSVLPSTITLDHALNTNILRVQQDTSKAIQRLAFLAALLTLGGQLIDFLFRRWVDKFALIAEEYLKKRQSSFVSVNANFTEDRIISSWLSRFAAAVDNEKQEKWRAEKNFGFFLTQSLTPVFATDADGRIKIWNPALQELTGFTEIDVLGRPISNFLKETQEAVAGYGKQLDTKILYDVATKNGRAVHLIVSKIGTEPVDFDPYTNSLGQMELDRSTSYFIAQNLGALKEAQAKLIHASRLAALGEMASSFAHELNQPLNVVALAAGGLVERAKSGDLAQMHLIAKAERIEAQALRAGALIQGIRNFVLKVGDEETSVFDPVEKTQSALDLVREQLRLGNVKVNVCAGSEAYKIDGRPILFEQAMVNLLVNAKQAMEEQSSSDRQIGITFTSGDQDLKIHVHDTGPGIPDQNLERVFEPFFSTKKDKGGSGIGLYMSRSIIEELNGTIKALSVNHGACFEIKFRFLSDP from the coding sequence ATGCTTTATCCAGTCAGAAACGTCCTCTTTGCTCACCGGCAATACTCTCCTTTTAGAACTAAGGATCGACATATTCTTGGGGCGTGTTTTTGCCTGCTTACTTATCTGGGTAACGCCTTCAATGTAGACATGTTTTTTGGCGTCAACTTTCTCTTTGGGTCGATATTTGTTTGGCTCTCTATGGTTGTTTCAGGGCCTTTTTGGGCGTTATCTGCTGCATTTTTGGGTTCGTTGTATACGGTCGAACTTTGGGGGCATTGGTTAGCCGCTATACTTTTCTCTACCGAAGCAGTTTTTGTTCTAACCTTATGCCGCTTCACCTCGGTCACACGATTAAACTTTGTGGTAATGCTTTTTTGGCTAGGCTTAGGTGCCCCCCTTGCCATTTTATTGTATAGTCAAGTTCTCGCACTGCCTTGGGCTACGGTGCTTTTGGTCGCATTCAAGCAGGCACTTAACGGAATGTTGAACGCAATGGTGGCCTCGTTTTTAATGACCACTGTTCTTTTTATTAATCCAAAGCTTTCTGCTCCCGAGAGTTTAGTCAAAGAAAACTCCTACAGTGGGCTTCTACAGTCTTTTTTTGGATTAGCTTTCCTTTTACCCTTGCTTGTATCCGAATTTCTTGAATTGAAGGAAGATTTCTTACGAGGAGTAGACGCTGAGCTAACACGAACTGAAATCGAAGTTCGCCGCTCAACTCAAAACATCGTCTCGCTTCTGCTCTCAGAAACTGGTTATTGGGGAGCCAAAATCGCAGGGACTGAAGGGGCAAAACAGCAAGAGACAGTAAAAGAAATTTCTAAGAAAAGCATGTTGTTGCCTCCTGCCCAGATCACCAGCATCGGTGACATGAATGACTTAATATCAGTACTTCGTGATCCAATCTTCTCTAAAAATTTACAGAAATTAGAGGTTTTCTTCACCGACACCCTCCAAAAACAATCAGAAATCCTGATTGGGTGTCACGAGGGGCAATTTTTGTCATTCTATTTCTCTGACCGGGAATCAGAGTCTTACCTGTTCTCATGGTCAACAGAGACGGTCGAAAACTTCATTCATTCACACGCCTTCGAAGCAAACACGATCAGTTGTGTTCAAGACAACTTCGGATCTGCGGCTCCTAGACAAAACAAAAAAGCAGCAACAGTAGTGCGAGATACTAACCCTTCTATCCCGACGTTGCGTTCTTGGTTGGGAGCAACCATACAGGCACAATATTCAATTGATTCAGTTTTGCCATCAACGATCACTTTGGATCACGCCTTAAATACGAATATTCTCCGGGTTCAGCAGGACACCTCCAAAGCGATACAGAGGCTGGCTTTTCTCGCTGCGCTTCTAACGCTAGGTGGTCAACTAATTGATTTTCTGTTTCGAAGATGGGTGGACAAGTTTGCACTTATTGCTGAAGAGTACTTGAAAAAACGCCAGTCTTCCTTCGTTTCCGTTAACGCAAACTTCACGGAAGACCGCATCATTTCCTCTTGGTTATCTCGGTTTGCGGCAGCTGTCGACAATGAGAAGCAAGAAAAATGGAGAGCGGAAAAAAACTTCGGATTCTTCCTCACTCAATCTTTAACTCCTGTTTTCGCTACAGATGCTGACGGAAGAATAAAAATTTGGAATCCTGCGCTACAAGAACTGACGGGATTTACGGAGATTGATGTCTTGGGGCGGCCCATATCTAACTTCCTAAAAGAAACTCAAGAGGCAGTGGCGGGATATGGCAAGCAACTAGACACAAAAATACTGTACGATGTTGCAACAAAAAATGGAAGGGCTGTTCACCTGATTGTTAGTAAGATTGGTACCGAGCCGGTAGACTTCGACCCTTACACAAACAGCTTAGGTCAGATGGAGTTGGATCGTTCAACTTCCTATTTCATTGCTCAAAACTTGGGTGCTTTGAAAGAGGCTCAGGCAAAGCTGATCCACGCTTCGCGTCTCGCTGCGCTAGGTGAGATGGCTAGTTCATTTGCACATGAACTCAATCAGCCCCTTAACGTGGTAGCCCTGGCTGCTGGCGGCTTAGTAGAGAGAGCTAAATCTGGTGACCTTGCGCAAATGCACCTCATTGCGAAGGCTGAGAGGATTGAAGCGCAGGCTTTGAGAGCTGGAGCGCTCATTCAGGGTATCCGAAACTTCGTCTTGAAAGTTGGTGATGAGGAGACGAGTGTTTTCGATCCAGTGGAGAAGACTCAATCAGCGCTCGATTTGGTTCGTGAACAGTTGAGGTTGGGGAATGTAAAAGTTAACGTGTGCGCAGGTTCCGAGGCTTATAAGATTGATGGCCGTCCGATACTTTTTGAGCAAGCGATGGTGAATCTACTTGTAAACGCCAAGCAAGCGATGGAGGAGCAGTCCTCATCCGATCGCCAGATTGGTATCACCTTTACCTCTGGGGACCAGGATTTGAAAATCCACGTACATGACACTGGGCCTGGAATTCCTGACCAAAACCTTGAGCGTGTGTTCGAACCATTTTTTTCGACAAAGAAAGACAAAGGTGGAAGCGGTATAGGGCTTTACATGAGTAGGTCGATCATCGAGGAATTAAATGGTACCATCAAAGCACTAAGCGTAAACCACGGCGCTTGCTTCGAGATCAAGTTTCGGTTTCTTTCCGATCCTTAA
- a CDS encoding response regulator transcription factor, with protein MQNVNILIVDDDLSLSEEVAEALREQGYGVTFAGSRHHFEKLVSDKNFDVFVVDLLLPDGHGHEIIREIRRSCSAGIVVLSGKVEEVDKVVSFELGADDYVVKPFARSEFVARIKSLLRRIEGRVFQEESNDAVRSVIEFGELRTDTNVRKVFDAAGQEIQLTKLEFDLWLAFLKGRDRVLTREQLILSIRGRSWAGYDRSIDGLVSRLRKKLAIGSGGDDYFETIRGVGYMLRSHR; from the coding sequence ATGCAAAACGTTAACATTCTCATCGTTGATGATGATCTTTCTCTTTCCGAAGAAGTTGCAGAAGCGCTTCGAGAACAAGGTTACGGGGTAACCTTTGCAGGAAGTCGTCATCATTTCGAGAAACTGGTTAGTGACAAAAATTTTGATGTGTTCGTCGTTGACCTGCTGTTGCCAGATGGCCATGGGCATGAAATCATTAGAGAGATCCGTCGATCCTGTTCGGCCGGGATAGTTGTGCTATCCGGAAAGGTAGAGGAGGTAGATAAGGTTGTGTCCTTCGAACTTGGTGCAGATGACTACGTAGTGAAGCCGTTCGCTAGGTCTGAGTTCGTCGCACGCATCAAAAGTCTACTTCGCCGAATTGAAGGTAGAGTTTTCCAGGAAGAATCGAATGACGCGGTAAGGTCAGTAATCGAGTTTGGCGAATTGCGAACCGACACCAATGTTCGCAAGGTTTTCGACGCTGCAGGTCAAGAAATTCAGCTGACCAAGTTGGAATTTGACCTTTGGCTTGCTTTCCTCAAAGGGCGTGACCGCGTGCTAACTAGAGAACAGCTGATCCTTTCCATCAGAGGCAGGAGCTGGGCAGGATATGATAGGTCTATAGATGGGCTTGTAAGCCGATTGCGTAAAAAACTCGCCATCGGGTCCGGGGGTGATGACTACTTCGAAACAATAAGAGGCGTGGGCTATATGCTTCGGAGCCATCGTTAG
- the tnpC gene encoding IS66 family transposase — translation MRAPDDLPNDIAELKAIIRAQQDQNARLEALVASFKKALFGSKSEKIDPAQYELELEDIETAIAQVEAEIDADERTAPVRPAKPRQTNRGSLPKHLERVEVVIEPDLSCACGTARHVIGEDVSERLDIIPAQFRVIVTRRPKYACRSCEDGITQAPAPPHIIASGMPTEATLAHVLVSKYADHLPLYRQAQIYSRQGIDLDRSTLAAWVGKSAFELAPVYEALMADLKRSTKLFMDETPAPVLAPGRKKTKTGYFWALARDDRPWGGDDPPGVAFTYAPGRSGQHADNILKGFSGTLQVDGYAGYNRLLKRPAQDVRLAYCWAHARRNLHDVTQSSIAPIAQEGLAHIQALYRIEKDLRGLTADQRNAARQERSKPIIDTLELWLAQGRARVSSKSPTGEALKYIAKYWDGLILFLDDGRIELDNNSVERTIRPIALNRKNALFAGHDAGAQNWAAIASLIETCKLNGIEPHAYLCGVLTAIAGGHKQTHINELLPWNYAKTV, via the coding sequence ATGCGTGCCCCTGATGACCTGCCCAACGACATTGCCGAGTTGAAGGCGATCATCCGTGCGCAACAGGATCAGAATGCGCGACTTGAAGCCCTGGTCGCGTCCTTCAAGAAGGCGCTGTTTGGGTCCAAATCCGAGAAGATTGACCCCGCCCAATATGAGTTGGAACTCGAAGATATCGAGACGGCCATCGCGCAGGTCGAAGCCGAGATTGACGCAGACGAACGCACCGCGCCGGTGCGGCCAGCAAAGCCGCGCCAGACAAACCGTGGATCGCTGCCCAAGCATCTGGAACGGGTAGAGGTGGTCATTGAACCTGATCTCTCCTGCGCCTGCGGAACCGCGCGTCATGTCATAGGTGAGGATGTGAGCGAACGTTTGGACATCATCCCTGCACAGTTCCGCGTTATCGTCACCCGTCGCCCCAAATACGCCTGCCGATCCTGCGAGGACGGGATCACTCAGGCCCCAGCACCACCACACATCATTGCAAGCGGCATGCCGACCGAAGCCACTTTGGCGCATGTTCTGGTCTCCAAATACGCGGACCACCTGCCGCTTTATCGACAGGCGCAAATCTACAGTCGCCAGGGCATCGATCTGGATCGCTCGACCTTGGCCGCTTGGGTGGGCAAATCGGCATTCGAGTTGGCCCCGGTCTATGAGGCGCTGATGGCCGATCTGAAGCGCTCAACCAAGCTGTTCATGGACGAGACACCGGCACCGGTTCTGGCCCCAGGGCGGAAAAAGACCAAAACCGGATACTTCTGGGCGCTGGCCCGTGATGATCGCCCATGGGGCGGTGATGATCCGCCCGGTGTGGCCTTCACCTATGCGCCAGGGCGATCCGGCCAGCATGCAGACAATATCTTGAAAGGCTTCAGCGGCACCCTGCAGGTGGATGGCTATGCTGGCTACAACCGCTTGCTCAAACGGCCCGCACAGGATGTGAGGCTGGCCTATTGTTGGGCCCATGCACGCCGCAACTTGCATGATGTTACCCAGTCCAGCATTGCCCCGATCGCGCAGGAGGGTTTGGCGCACATTCAGGCGCTCTATCGCATCGAAAAAGACCTGCGTGGCCTAACCGCAGACCAACGCAATGCTGCACGGCAGGAGCGCTCAAAACCTATCATCGACACCCTCGAGCTTTGGCTTGCCCAAGGTCGTGCCCGTGTCTCGTCCAAATCCCCAACTGGAGAGGCCCTGAAATACATCGCAAAATACTGGGATGGGCTAATCCTGTTCCTCGACGATGGTCGCATCGAACTCGACAACAACTCCGTCGAACGCACCATCCGACCCATTGCTCTAAACCGCAAAAACGCGCTCTTCGCCGGGCACGACGCTGGCGCACAGAACTGGGCCGCCATCGCGTCACTGATCGAGACCTGCAAACTCAACGGTATCGAGCCACACGCATATCTGTGCGGCGTACTCACAGCCATTGCTGGCGGGCACAAGCAAACCCACATCAATGAACTGCTGCCTTGGAACTACGCTAAAACCGTGTGA
- the tnpB gene encoding IS66 family insertion sequence element accessory protein TnpB (TnpB, as the term is used for proteins encoded by IS66 family insertion elements, is considered an accessory protein, since TnpC, encoded by a neighboring gene, is a DDE family transposase.): protein MPSHKVRIFVASDPVDFRKGHDGLAALVQSHLRQKPFDGSVYVFRAKRADRLKLIYWDGSGLVMAYKRLEDNSFTWPAIKNGVMRLEPAQFEALFAGLDWRRVQPLEVTAPAAAE, encoded by the coding sequence ATGCCATCCCATAAAGTGCGGATTTTTGTGGCCAGCGATCCTGTGGACTTCCGCAAAGGTCATGATGGGCTGGCCGCCTTGGTACAGAGCCACCTGCGTCAGAAGCCGTTTGATGGGTCGGTTTATGTCTTCCGTGCCAAGCGGGCAGATCGATTGAAGCTGATCTATTGGGACGGCAGCGGATTGGTGATGGCGTACAAGCGGCTGGAAGATAACAGTTTCACATGGCCTGCGATTAAGAACGGGGTGATGCGTCTGGAGCCAGCCCAGTTTGAGGCTTTGTTCGCAGGTCTGGATTGGCGACGCGTGCAGCCCCTGGAGGTGACAGCTCCGGCTGCGGCGGAGTGA
- a CDS encoding transposase — MGAICEFLASVPRRADGKRSWPPELKARIVAETLLEGETVKAVAKRYELIPSTVSDWRRMARQGKLVLPNLDGMDFVPVEMETPAPVASPLPTASTSTLDVIQGDVTIRLDAATPAARVVEIARALAT; from the coding sequence ATGGGAGCTATATGTGAGTTTCTGGCAAGTGTGCCGCGTCGGGCGGATGGCAAGCGGAGTTGGCCACCGGAGTTGAAGGCTCGGATTGTGGCGGAGACGTTGCTCGAAGGCGAGACGGTCAAGGCGGTTGCGAAGCGGTATGAGCTGATCCCCAGCACAGTGTCTGATTGGCGGCGGATGGCGCGGCAGGGCAAGTTGGTTCTGCCCAATTTGGACGGCATGGACTTCGTTCCTGTTGAGATGGAGACGCCTGCGCCCGTGGCTTCGCCCCTACCAACAGCATCAACCAGCACGCTTGATGTGATCCAAGGCGATGTCACCATTCGTTTGGACGCCGCGACACCAGCGGCGCGGGTCGTTGAGATCGCACGGGCTTTGGCTACGTGA